In Scophthalmus maximus strain ysfricsl-2021 chromosome 16, ASM2237912v1, whole genome shotgun sequence, the following proteins share a genomic window:
- the LOC118288041 gene encoding E3 SUMO-protein ligase ZBED1-like → MEVTEDDPAYMIKFKGTLAADMEGRKEKTNITWLRVATALDPRFKDLKCLSKPDRAEVWGTVRALLREREMERPAQPDNQVTSAPPTKKPNLMLAHESSSDKEEDSTEQCLERYKAEPLTGIDDCPQEWWSTHEGAHSEMARLARKYLATPATSVPPERLFSLSGHVV, encoded by the exons ATGGAGGTCACTGAGGACGACCCAGCTTACATGATCAAGTTCAAGGGAACCTTAGCAGCAGACATGGAGGGTCGCAAGGAGAAGACCAACATCACATGGCTGAGAGTTGCGACAGCACTTGACCCAAG gTTTAAGGACCTCAAGTGTCTGAGCAAACCTGACAGGGCTGAGGTGTGGGGTACGGTCCGTGCCTTGCTccgggagagggagatggagaggccTGCACAGCCGGATAACCAAGTCACGTCTGCGCCTCCTACGAAGAAACCAAATCTCATGCTTGCACACGAGTCTTCGTCTGATAAAGAGGAGGACAGTACTGAGCAATGTCTGGAGCGCTACAAGGCAGAGCCTCTTACTGGCATAGATGACTGTCCCCAGGAATGGTGGTCCACACATGAAGGGGCACACAGTGAAATGGCCCGCCTTGCACGCAAGTACTTAGCAACACCGGCCACATCAGTACCTCCTGAAAGGCTGTTTTCATTGTCTGGGCATGTTGTATAG